The window CAACGAGCAGCCGGGTTCGGTTGAGCACGTCCGGAGTCCGGGTATCCGCCACCGGGCCGGCAGACCGACCGCTCCCGAGCGGTCGCCCACATCCGGGAGAAGGTCGCCGCGTTGACAGGCTCGCCACCGACACCCGAGAACAGCAGGCGTGCGGCCCGGCCGCCGACGGTCCGCATCGTCATCAACGTCGACCGCGTCGCAGCCGCCGGCCAGGTGTGGACCGCTTCACGAAAGCGGGGGACCTCACGGGCTGGATGGCTTTGCTACGTGGGCGAGGCGGATGAGGCCGGCTCGTATTCGTTGTTCGCCGAGTTCCGGCAGGAGTGCGGCTACGTGTTCGGCGCCCAGGGCGGCGAGCAGGGCGTGGGCGGTGTGTTCGGGGTCGGGCGTGCCGTCTAGCAAGATCGCTGTGTGGCGGTGCCAGAACCGGTAGGCACCAATCCGGTACCGGGCACCCGGTACCGCCGTCTCCGACATCCTGATCAGGGCCAGGTGTTCCAGCAGGTAGTCGAGGTAGGCGTTGATGAACGCGGCCAGGCGCTCGCCGGCCGATGCGCCGGGGCCGATGGGCGGTGGGCCGTGCAGGATCGCCTCCTGCAGCACACACTCCCGGTTGTCCAGGAGCGCGGCGGCCAGCCCGGACTTGTCACCGAAGCGCCGGAACAGTGTGCCCTTGCCGACGCCGGCGGCTGCCGCCACCTGGTCCATGGATACCGCTTCGACGCCGTGTTCGGCGAAGAGTCTGCCTGCCGCCTCCAGCACAGCGGCGCGGTTGCGTGCCGCGTCTGCTCGCTCCTTGGGCGGTGGGGTGCGCAGGAGTTCCAACGACGTTGCAGAACCGGACTGCGGTCCGTTAACATGGCGAGACACAAGCGGACTATAGTCCAATTCTCTCGGAGGTAGTGGCATGACCGCACTCATCACCCGCGACGAGCTGAAGACAGCGATCGATGCGGGCACCGTGACCGTGCTGGACACGCTGGGCGGCGAGTACTACGCCAAGCAGCATCTGCCCGGCGCCATCGAACTGGTCCTGGCCGACCTGGAAGCCCAGGCGCCCGACCTGCTCCCCGACCGCGACGCCGCGATCGTCACCTACTGCTCCAACCCGGCCTGCCCGAACAGCGGACAGGTCGCCGACCGGCTCACCGCTCTCGGCTACACCAACGTCCGCAAGTACCGCGAGGGCATCCAGGACTGGGCAGAGGCCGGCCTCCCCACCGAGTCCGCCTGACCGCTTCGAAGGGGAAGGCAACGCCAGCACCTTGCCTTCCCCTTGGCGGTCCCAGGCGATCGTGCCGGATCGAGAATCCGCCAAGCACCCAGCAGAGGCACAGACAGCATGGACGGCGTCGACCGGCTTTGGCCCCGCCACCGGCTGTCAGCTCGCGCCGGATCGCCGGGCGGACCGGACCGCCCGCACCACCAGCACGACGATCAGCGCGCACATGGCTACCGTGCCCGGTGCCTTGGTGAGCGCGGCGACTCCCGAGCCGTCCGGCAGGACCAGGAAACCGGCGACCGCCACCGGCAGCAGGAACCACCGGGTGCGGTACGCGGCAGCGGCCAGCAACGCCAACGGCCAGCTGAGGTACCACGGGTAGACGACCGGCGCGGCGAGCACCGTGGCGGCCAGCGCCAGCCCTGCGCCGAACACCACGGTCCCCCGCTCCCAGGTCGCCGGTGTGCCGGTGGGCTCCGCCACCGGCACCGCCCGGCCGGCGGGTTCCACCGGCACCGCCCGGCCGTCCGGACCTCGCCAGCCGGCCAACGGACCACCGCCGCGCCACACCCGCCACCACAGCCACAGCAGGAAACCGGCGAGCAGCGCCAGGCCCACCACGCGGACCGCCCCCACCGCGTCCAGTCGCACCCCGACCAGCCGCCCCAGGTAGTCGATCAGCAGCCCGACGGCGGTCGGCGGCGAGGTCCACTGCCGCGAGTCGCCGCTGCGGGCCAGCCCGGCCACCCAGCCCAGGCCGAGCCCGGACAGCGCGGTGGTCGCCGCGACCGCGCCGACCACCCCCGCCACCACCAGCGCCCCGGCCCGGACCAGGGCGGCCGGCCGGCGCGGCCCGGCCACCGCGAGTACCGCCGCGAACGGCACGACCACCAGGGCCGTCGCCTTCACCGCGACGGCCAGCCCGAGCAGCAGCCCGCCGGCGACGGCCGCCACCGACGCACCACCGGTGCCGCCGGTCCCTGGTCTGGTCACGCGGGCCGATCCGGCGGCGATCACCCACAGCGCCGCGACCAGCAGACCGACCATCAACGCGTCGTTGTGCGCACCCGAGACCAGGTGGATCAGCACCACCGGGCAGCCGACGGTCAGCCACAGCGCCCGGCCGGCCGGCAGACCGCACCTGGCGGCCAGACCGGGCAGCGCCACCGCAACCAGCACCAGCCCGGCCACGGCGGTCAACCGCAACGCCAGCAGGGTGCCGGTCAGGCCGGCACCGACCGCGACCGCCAGCCCGGCGAGCCAGACGAACAGCGGCCCGTACGGGGCCGGGGTGTCGCGCCACAGCGGGGCGACCGCGTCGACCCAGGGACAGCCCTGACCGGCCACCCCGGAGTACGGGTCGCCACCGTCGCGCAGGATCCAGCCCTGGCAGGCGTACGAGTAGACGTCCCGGCTGCCCAGCGGCGGCGCCACCAGCAGCGGCACCACCCAGAGGCCGACGGTGGTCGACGCCCACCGTACCGACGGCACACCGTGCCGCGCCGACCACCAGGCCCACATCATCGCGCCGCTGCCGGCGGCCCAGGCGAGCACGCTGAGCACGCCGGTGCCGCTGGTGAAGACCGCCCAGCCGGCGGGCGGCGGGTCTGGCAGCGCACCGCCCAGACCGGCGGCGACCGCGAGGGCGACCGCGCCGGCCAGACCGACGTAGCGGATGAGGTGGTACCGCGTCCGGGGGTCGCCGCAGCGGTCAGGCACCGAGGACCCGCTCCGCCGCAGCCCGGCAGCGGCGGGCGGTCCGCAGGTAGTCGTCGAGGAACTGGCCGGGGTCGGTGCCGCCGAGCAACCGGACCACGCCGGCCAGCTCGGCACCGTGCCGGGGCAGCTGGTCGGTGGCCCGGCCCCGGACCAGCATCAACGCGTCCCGGACCCGGGAGGCGAGGACCCATCCGGCACGCAACGCGGCCGCGTCGGCCCGGTCGACCAGGCCGGCGTCGCGGGCTGCCGCCAGCGCGACCAGGGTACGGGTGTCGCGCAGCGCCGGCACCGCGTGCCCGTGCCGCAGCTGGGTCAGCTGCACCGCCCATTCGACGTCGGCGAGCCCGCCCCGGCCGAGCTTGGTGTGGGTGGCCGGGTCGGCGCCGCGCGGCAGTCGTTCGGTCTCCACCCGGGCCTTGATCCGGCGAATCTCGACGATCTGCTCCCGGCTCAACCCGCCGGCCGGGTAGCGAACCGGATCGGCGACGGCGACGAACTCCTCGCCCAGCGACGGGTCGCCGCAGACGAACCGGGCCCGCAGCAGCGCCTGCGCCTCCCACACCTTCGCCCACCGGGCGTAGTACTGGGCGTACGCCGCGAGGCTGCGCACCAGCGGCCCCTGTCGGCCCTCGGGGCGCAGGTCGGCGTCCACCCCGAGCGGCGGGTCGGGGGCCGGCATCCCGAGCAGCCGGCGCAGCTCCTCGGCGACCGCGCGGGCGGCGGCGCTGGCCTCGTCGTCGGCGAGGCCGGGCGGCGGGTCGTAGACGAAGAGCACGTCGGCGTCGGAGGAGTAGCTCATCTCGTACCCGCCGAGGCGGCCCATGCCGATGACCGCGAACCGCAGCCCGTCCGGTGGCGGCACGGTCTCGACCGCGACCCGCAGCGCGGCGGCGAGCGTTGCGTCGGCCACCGCGGACAGCCCGGCGCCGACGGCGGCCACGTCGAGCCGGCCCCGGGCCTCCCGGGCCGGGGCCAGCGCGCCGGCCCGGTTGAGCACGTCGGCGCAGGCCAGCCGGAGCAGTTCGCGCCGGCGCAGGGCCCGTACCGCGCGGACCGCCTGGACCGGGTCGGGCGGCTCGCCGCCGCCGCCGCTGCCGAGGTGGCGGGCCGCCGCGGCGTCGAAGCCGGCGCGCAGCACCGCCGCGTCGCGCGGGGTGAGCTCGGCGTCGGAGGCCAGCATCCGCAGTGCCTCGGGCTCGCGGGCCAGCAGGTCGGCGGCGTACCGGGACAGCCCGAGGGTCCGGGCGAGCCGGCCGGCGACCAGGCCTTCGTCGCGCAGCAGTCGCAGATACCAGGGGGTGCTGCCGAGCTTGTCGGAGACCTGCCGGTAGCTCAGCAGCCCTCGGTCCGGCTGGGGTGCGTCGGCGAACTCCTGCAGCAGCACCGGCAACAGGGTGCGCTGGATGGCGGCGGTCCGGGAGACACCGCCGGTGAGGGCTTCCAGGTGCCGCAGCGCCCCGGCCGGGTCGGCGAAGCCCAGCACCTCGAGCCGGCGTCGGGCGGCCTGCGGGGTCATCCGCAGCGACTCGGCCGGCACCCGGGCGACGGATTCGAGCAGCGGCCGGTAGAGCAGCTTGGCGTGCAGCCGGCGTACCTCGGTGGCGTGGCTGACCCAGTCGGCCCGGAACGCCTCGACGACGTCGGTGCCGGGGGTCGAGGCGTAGCCGAGGGCCTGGGCGAGCCGGCGCAGCGCCACCGGGTCGGCCGGCACGGTGTGGGTACGGCGCAGCCCTTGCAACTGCAGCCGGTGCTCGACACCGCGCAGGAACCGGTAGCCGCGCAGCAGCGCCTCGCCGTCGGCGCGGCCGACGTACCCGCCGGCGACCAGGGCCCGCAGGGTGGGCAGCGTGCCGGGGGCCCGCAGCGTCTCGTCGACCCGACCGTGTACCAGCTGCAGCAGCTGGACGGCGAACTCGATGTCGCGCAGCCCGCCGGGGCCGCGTTTGATCTCGCGTTCCAGCTCGCGGGGCGGGACGTTCTCGATGATCCGGCGGCGCATGGCGCGCACGTCCTCGACCGCCTCCGGACGCTCGGCGGCGTGCCAGACCAGCGGCGACAGCAGCCGGATCCACTCCTGCGCGAGGTCGTGGTCGCCGGCCGCCGGCCGGGCCTTGAGCAACGCCTGGAACTCCCAGGTCCGGGCCCACCGCTGGTAGTAGGCGAGGTGGCTGGTGAGGGTACGGACCAGCGGCCCGCGGTTGCCTTCCGGGCGCAGCGCGGCGTCCACCGGCCAGGCCACCAACCCGCAGATGTGGATCAGCCGGGTGGCGACGGTGGTGGCGACCGTCAGGTCGGCGTCGTCGGCGGCGA is drawn from Micromonospora sp. Llam0 and contains these coding sequences:
- a CDS encoding TetR/AcrR family transcriptional regulator; this translates as MELLRTPPPKERADAARNRAAVLEAAGRLFAEHGVEAVSMDQVAAAAGVGKGTLFRRFGDKSGLAAALLDNRECVLQEAILHGPPPIGPGASAGERLAAFINAYLDYLLEHLALIRMSETAVPGARYRIGAYRFWHRHTAILLDGTPDPEHTAHALLAALGAEHVAALLPELGEQRIRAGLIRLAHVAKPSSP
- a CDS encoding rhodanese-like domain-containing protein; this encodes MTALITRDELKTAIDAGTVTVLDTLGGEYYAKQHLPGAIELVLADLEAQAPDLLPDRDAAIVTYCSNPACPNSGQVADRLTALGYTNVRKYREGIQDWAEAGLPTESA
- the mptB gene encoding polyprenol phosphomannose-dependent alpha 1,6 mannosyltransferase MptB, whose protein sequence is MPDRCGDPRTRYHLIRYVGLAGAVALAVAAGLGGALPDPPPAGWAVFTSGTGVLSVLAWAAGSGAMMWAWWSARHGVPSVRWASTTVGLWVVPLLVAPPLGSRDVYSYACQGWILRDGGDPYSGVAGQGCPWVDAVAPLWRDTPAPYGPLFVWLAGLAVAVGAGLTGTLLALRLTAVAGLVLVAVALPGLAARCGLPAGRALWLTVGCPVVLIHLVSGAHNDALMVGLLVAALWVIAAGSARVTRPGTGGTGGASVAAVAGGLLLGLAVAVKATALVVVPFAAVLAVAGPRRPAALVRAGALVVAGVVGAVAATTALSGLGLGWVAGLARSGDSRQWTSPPTAVGLLIDYLGRLVGVRLDAVGAVRVVGLALLAGFLLWLWWRVWRGGGPLAGWRGPDGRAVPVEPAGRAVPVAEPTGTPATWERGTVVFGAGLALAATVLAAPVVYPWYLSWPLALLAAAAYRTRWFLLPVAVAGFLVLPDGSGVAALTKAPGTVAMCALIVVLVVRAVRSARRSGAS
- a CDS encoding bifunctional [glutamine synthetase] adenylyltransferase/[glutamine synthetase]-adenylyl-L-tyrosine phosphorylase; this encodes MTRPTSATGRLARYGFDVSGTDTVRAADLLGPDGLGLWQVQAQQPVDPPAAELLTALSRAADPDLALRQLHRLVEAQRRDAGTGNGTGGSGAGGSGTGGSPVLDALHADPGLRRRLIAVLGASSSLGDHLVANPDQWSVLATENGVAPTADGALDADADADAASTPPVGAAAITALRRAYRLALLRIAAADLTGGRCLEQTMAALSALADATLSAAYDIAVAELPDGSGPPGLAVVAMGKCGGNELNYVSDVDVIFVAADDADLTVATTVATRLIHICGLVAWPVDAALRPEGNRGPLVRTLTSHLAYYQRWARTWEFQALLKARPAAGDHDLAQEWIRLLSPLVWHAAERPEAVEDVRAMRRRIIENVPPRELEREIKRGPGGLRDIEFAVQLLQLVHGRVDETLRAPGTLPTLRALVAGGYVGRADGEALLRGYRFLRGVEHRLQLQGLRRTHTVPADPVALRRLAQALGYASTPGTDVVEAFRADWVSHATEVRRLHAKLLYRPLLESVARVPAESLRMTPQAARRRLEVLGFADPAGALRHLEALTGGVSRTAAIQRTLLPVLLQEFADAPQPDRGLLSYRQVSDKLGSTPWYLRLLRDEGLVAGRLARTLGLSRYAADLLAREPEALRMLASDAELTPRDAAVLRAGFDAAAARHLGSGGGGEPPDPVQAVRAVRALRRRELLRLACADVLNRAGALAPAREARGRLDVAAVGAGLSAVADATLAAALRVAVETVPPPDGLRFAVIGMGRLGGYEMSYSSDADVLFVYDPPPGLADDEASAAARAVAEELRRLLGMPAPDPPLGVDADLRPEGRQGPLVRSLAAYAQYYARWAKVWEAQALLRARFVCGDPSLGEEFVAVADPVRYPAGGLSREQIVEIRRIKARVETERLPRGADPATHTKLGRGGLADVEWAVQLTQLRHGHAVPALRDTRTLVALAAARDAGLVDRADAAALRAGWVLASRVRDALMLVRGRATDQLPRHGAELAGVVRLLGGTDPGQFLDDYLRTARRCRAAAERVLGA